A region from the Cannabis sativa cultivar Pink pepper isolate KNU-18-1 chromosome 9, ASM2916894v1, whole genome shotgun sequence genome encodes:
- the LOC115723038 gene encoding uncharacterized protein LOC115723038 isoform X2, translated as MFPSFSSSSSSSSSFSTFSQQLTATKKMYVSQAPAAAVFLLLRPFSHNNNTINFSNSKLSFAVTTTKCGCATANQTPIGDDVFSVTSSSSSDFDYLGESTKGDLNLNLDHIHSLVDGQSTLEGPIEEVAWMEAEEAENLLRDLGIPNPSSSRYSPRGIFCTRTLNLRSISAIGYDMDYTLMHYNVMAWEGRAYDYCMDNLRKVGFPVDGLAFDPDLVIRGLVIDKEKGNLVKADRFGYVKRAMHGTKMLSTRAVSEIYGRELVDLRKESKWEFLNTLFSVSEAVAYMQMVDRLDDGTITAELGPLDYKGLYKAVGRALFRAHVEGQLKSEIMSKPELFVEPDPELPLALLDQKEAGKKLLLITNSDYHYTNKMMQHSFDRYLPNNMGWRDLFDIVIVSARKPEFFQMAQPMYEVVTNEGLMRPCFKAETGGLYSGGSAQMVESSLNIHGDEILYVGDHIYTDVSQSKVHLRWRTALICRELEDEYSALIHSRVHRESLIELINQKEVVGDLFNQLRLALQRRTKGRPAQTLAATNMEDQDLTESMQKLLIVMQRLDTKIATMLEADGELFNKRWGFLSRAGLWDKSHIMRQIEKYADIYTSRVSNFLHYTPFMYFRSQEQSLAHDSYNHTMLNGSATMDNQQ; from the exons ATGTTTccctctttttcttcttcttcttcttcttcttcttctttttctacaTTCTCACAACAACTCACAGCGACCAAGAAGATGTATGTCTCGCAAGCACCCGCTGCAGCAGTCTTTCTTTTGTTACGACCCTTTTCACATAACAACAACACCATTAACTTCTCCAACTCTAAGCTTTCCTTTGCTGTCACCACCACCAAGTGTGGTTGTGCCACTGCTAACCAGACCCCTATTGGAGATGATGTATTTTCAGTTACTTCTTCTAGTTCCAGTGACTTTGATTACTTGGGAGAGAGTACCAAAGGAGATTTGAACCTCAACTTGGACCATATTCACTCATTGG TTGATGGTCAATCAACATTAGAAGGCCCCATTGAAGAAGTGGCTTGGATGGAGGCTGAAGAAGCTGAGAATTTGCTTAGGGACCTTGGCATTCCG AATCCTTCTTCATCCAGATATTCACCTCGTGGTATATTTTGCACTAGAACTTTGAATCTCAGATCAATTAGTGCCATTGGATATGATATGGACTATACTTTGATGCATTACAATGTCATG GCTTGGGAAGGAAGAGCTTATGATTACTGTATGGATAATCTGAGGAAAGTGGGTTTTCCTGTTGATGGACTTGCTTTTGACCCTGACTTG GTTATTAGAGGCCTTGTAATTGATAAGGAGAAAGGGAACTTGGTTAAGGCTGATCGATTTGGTTACGTGAAAAGGGCTATGCATGGCACCAAAATGTTATCTACTCGAGCTGTGAG TGAGATTTACGGGAGGGAATTAGTGGATCTCCGGAAGGAGAGTAAATGGGAGTTTCTCAACACACTGTTCTCTGTTTCAGAAGCTGTGGCATATATGCAG ATGGTTGACAGATTGGATGATGGAACCATAACTGCAGAACTTGGTCCACTTGACTATAAAGGGCTTTATAAG GCTGTTGGAAGAGCCCTCTTCAGGGCACATGTAGAGGGTCAGCTTAAG AGTGAGATAATGTCCAAACCCGAATTGTTTGTGGAGCCTGATCCGGAACTACCTCTAGCTCTTTTGGATCAAAAGGAG GCTGGTAAAAAACTTCTGCTAATTACCAACTCGGATTATCATTACACCAACAAGATGATGCAGCATTCTTTTGATAGAtatcttcccaacaatatgggTTGGAGGGATCTCTTTGACATT GTAATAGTCTCAGCCAGGAAACCAGAGTTTTTCCAAATGGCACAACCAATGTATGAGGTGGTGACGAATGAGGGTCTTATGCGTCCATGCTTCAAGGCCGAAACAG GGGGTTTATACTCTGGGGGAAGTGCTCAGATGGTTGAGAGTTCCCTAAACATTCATGGAGATGAAATATTGTATGTGGGTGATCATATATACACAGACGTAAGTCAATCCAAAGTCCATCTACGATGGCGAACAGCATTGATTTGTCGAGAGCTGGAAGACGAG TATAGTGCCTTGATTCATAGCCGAGTTCATAGAGAATCATTGATAGAGCTCATAAATCAGAAGGAAGTCGTAGGAGATCTTTTCAACCAACTCCGACTTGCTCTGCAAAGGCGAACTAAAGGGCGTCCTGCTCAA ACTCTTGCTGCTACAAACATGGAAGATCAAGATCTTACAGAATCTATGCAAAAGCTACTTATAGTTATGCAAAGACTAGATACTAAAATTGCTACAATGCTAGAAGCAGATGGAGAGCTCTTCAACAAGAG GTGGGGCTTTCTTTCAAGAGCAGGTTTGTGGGACAAAAGCCATATAATGAGACAAATTGAGAA GTATGCAGATATTTACACTTCTAGAGTATCAAATTTCTTGCACTACACACCATTTATGTATTTTCGCTCTCAAGAACAG TCTCTTGCCCATGATTCATATAACCATACCATGTTAAATGGATCTGCTACCATGGACAACCAACAATAA
- the LOC115723409 gene encoding mediator of RNA polymerase II transcription subunit 8 isoform X1 — MAAMEGVIPNQNQHHQFQLQPQQFQQQQQQQQPQPVVVERLNDAVQQQLNLESVKTRASSLFKSITRILEDFDLYARTNTSPKWQDIMGQYSMVNLELFNIVDEIKKVSKAFVVHPKNVNAENATILPVMLSSKLLPEMETEDNAKRDQLLHGMQNLSVTQQIEKLKARIDMIGAACESAEKVLADTRKAYCFGTRQGPSIVPTLDKAQAAKIQEQENLLRAAVNYGEGLRLPGDQRQVTPTLPVHLVDVLSSGEGMQTFSDSSGMYHKNTPPSANNLAAQSPLLQASGSQLLGRSAPSPGAISATNFDNTTTSPLPYANSPRSNTNMMNTPSPQQQSQQQLQQQQQQQQRQKIMQLPQQQQQQLLAQQQFRQQSTMHGLGQNQLPQLHDLQGQTSQKFQSLHGQQQMQFSQSMGQQQFQGRQLSSGHLQHGIGQSQLNQGSQINRQLNQFSSAANSAMFNAAQTTANPQMIPNMSGTMSSSSILPRMQQFGLTANNPQRNHTSQILSDQMFNMGAGNPGSLLQQQQQHNTQGAFGNMTQNAQNLQSSMATLQSNPQSHPNFGQQRQQNQQ; from the exons ATGGCAGCCATGGAAGGAGTCATACCCAACCAAAATCAACATCACCAATTTCAACTTCAACCCCAACAatttcaacaacaacaacaacaacagcaaccTCAACCTGTTGTTGTAGAGAGGCTTAACGACGCCGTTCAGCAACAGCTCAACCTCGAGTCTGTCAAGACTCGAGCTTCCAGTCTCTTCAAATCCATTACTCGCATTCTCGAAGACTTTGACCTATATGCTCGCACCAACACCTCTCCAAAatg GCAAGATATTATGGGGCAGTATTCGATGGTGAATCTTGAGTTATTCAACATTGTTGATGAAATTAAGAAGGTTTCCAAGGCTTTTGTGGTACATCCCAAGAATGTCAATGCCGAAAATGCTACAA TACTGCCGGTTATGCTTTCCTCCAAACTGTTGCCGGAGATGGAAACCGAGGATAATGCCAAGAGAGATCAATTGCTTCATGGGATGCAGAATTTATCTGTAACCCAACAAATTGAGAAGTTAAAG GCAAGAATTGATATGATTGGAGCAGCTTGTGAAAGTGCTGAGAAAGTATTAGCTGACACTCGTAAGGCCTATTGTTTTGGAACTCGGCAAGGGCCGTCTATCGTTCCGACTCTTGATAAAGCCCAAGCAGCAAAAATTCAAGAGCAAGAAAATTTACTTCGAGCTGCTGTAAATTATGGTGAAG gTCTACGGTTGCCTGGTGACCAAAGGCAGGTGACACCTACACTTCCAGTGCATCTTGTGGATGTTCTCAGTTCAGGTGAGGGAATGCAAACTTTCTCTGATTCATCTG GTATGTACCATAAGAATACCCCTCCCTCAGCAAATAACTTGGCTGCTCAAAGCCCTTTGTTACAG GCATCTGGGTCACAACTTCTTGGAAGATCAGCTCCATCTCCCGGGGCTATTAGTGCTACAAATTTCGATAACACAACAACATCTCCTCTTCCATATGCTAATTCCCCAAGGTCTAATACAAACATGATGAATACCCCATCTCCTCAACAACAAAGTCAACAGCAGCTacaacagcagcaacaacaacaacagagaCAGAAAATAATGCAATTACcgcagcagcagcaacaacaacttctTGCTCAACAACAATTTAGGCAACAATCTACAATGCATGGATTGGGACAG AACCAACTACCCCAACTGCATGATCTACAAGGCCAGACTTCGCAAAAGTTTCAATCG TTACATGGGCAACAACAAATGCAATTTTCTCAGTCAATGGGGCAGCAGCAATTCCAGGGTAGGCAGCTGTCTTCTGGACATCTTCAACACGGCATTGGTCAAAGCCAACTCAATCAAGGAAGTCAAATAAATCGTCAATTAAACCAGTTTTCTAGTGCTGCAAATAGTGCTATGTTTAATGCAGCTCAGACAACAGCAAATCCTCAAATG ATTCCAAACATGTCAGGTACAATGTCATCATCGTCCATTTTGCCACGGATGCAG CAATTCGGACTAACTGCTAACAATCCACAAAGAAACCACACTTCCCAGATTTTGAGTGATCAAA TGTTTAACATGGGAGCGGGAAATCCAGGATCTTTGTtgcagcagcagcaacaacataaTACACAAGGAGCATTTGGAAATATGACCCAAAATGCTCAGAATCTTCAATCTAGCATGGCAACATTGCAGAGCAATCCACAGAGTCATCCCAATTTCGGGCAACAAAGACAGCAAAACCAGCAGTAA
- the LOC115723038 gene encoding uncharacterized protein LOC115723038 isoform X1, which translates to MFPSFSSSSSSSSSFSTFSQQLTATKKMYVSQAPAAAVFLLLRPFSHNNNTINFSNSKLSFAVTTTKCGCATANQTPIGDDVFSVTSSSSSDFDYLGESTKGDLNLNLDHIHSLAVDGQSTLEGPIEEVAWMEAEEAENLLRDLGIPNPSSSRYSPRGIFCTRTLNLRSISAIGYDMDYTLMHYNVMAWEGRAYDYCMDNLRKVGFPVDGLAFDPDLVIRGLVIDKEKGNLVKADRFGYVKRAMHGTKMLSTRAVSEIYGRELVDLRKESKWEFLNTLFSVSEAVAYMQMVDRLDDGTITAELGPLDYKGLYKAVGRALFRAHVEGQLKSEIMSKPELFVEPDPELPLALLDQKEAGKKLLLITNSDYHYTNKMMQHSFDRYLPNNMGWRDLFDIVIVSARKPEFFQMAQPMYEVVTNEGLMRPCFKAETGGLYSGGSAQMVESSLNIHGDEILYVGDHIYTDVSQSKVHLRWRTALICRELEDEYSALIHSRVHRESLIELINQKEVVGDLFNQLRLALQRRTKGRPAQTLAATNMEDQDLTESMQKLLIVMQRLDTKIATMLEADGELFNKRWGFLSRAGLWDKSHIMRQIEKYADIYTSRVSNFLHYTPFMYFRSQEQSLAHDSYNHTMLNGSATMDNQQ; encoded by the exons ATGTTTccctctttttcttcttcttcttcttcttcttcttctttttctacaTTCTCACAACAACTCACAGCGACCAAGAAGATGTATGTCTCGCAAGCACCCGCTGCAGCAGTCTTTCTTTTGTTACGACCCTTTTCACATAACAACAACACCATTAACTTCTCCAACTCTAAGCTTTCCTTTGCTGTCACCACCACCAAGTGTGGTTGTGCCACTGCTAACCAGACCCCTATTGGAGATGATGTATTTTCAGTTACTTCTTCTAGTTCCAGTGACTTTGATTACTTGGGAGAGAGTACCAAAGGAGATTTGAACCTCAACTTGGACCATATTCACTCATTGG CAGTTGATGGTCAATCAACATTAGAAGGCCCCATTGAAGAAGTGGCTTGGATGGAGGCTGAAGAAGCTGAGAATTTGCTTAGGGACCTTGGCATTCCG AATCCTTCTTCATCCAGATATTCACCTCGTGGTATATTTTGCACTAGAACTTTGAATCTCAGATCAATTAGTGCCATTGGATATGATATGGACTATACTTTGATGCATTACAATGTCATG GCTTGGGAAGGAAGAGCTTATGATTACTGTATGGATAATCTGAGGAAAGTGGGTTTTCCTGTTGATGGACTTGCTTTTGACCCTGACTTG GTTATTAGAGGCCTTGTAATTGATAAGGAGAAAGGGAACTTGGTTAAGGCTGATCGATTTGGTTACGTGAAAAGGGCTATGCATGGCACCAAAATGTTATCTACTCGAGCTGTGAG TGAGATTTACGGGAGGGAATTAGTGGATCTCCGGAAGGAGAGTAAATGGGAGTTTCTCAACACACTGTTCTCTGTTTCAGAAGCTGTGGCATATATGCAG ATGGTTGACAGATTGGATGATGGAACCATAACTGCAGAACTTGGTCCACTTGACTATAAAGGGCTTTATAAG GCTGTTGGAAGAGCCCTCTTCAGGGCACATGTAGAGGGTCAGCTTAAG AGTGAGATAATGTCCAAACCCGAATTGTTTGTGGAGCCTGATCCGGAACTACCTCTAGCTCTTTTGGATCAAAAGGAG GCTGGTAAAAAACTTCTGCTAATTACCAACTCGGATTATCATTACACCAACAAGATGATGCAGCATTCTTTTGATAGAtatcttcccaacaatatgggTTGGAGGGATCTCTTTGACATT GTAATAGTCTCAGCCAGGAAACCAGAGTTTTTCCAAATGGCACAACCAATGTATGAGGTGGTGACGAATGAGGGTCTTATGCGTCCATGCTTCAAGGCCGAAACAG GGGGTTTATACTCTGGGGGAAGTGCTCAGATGGTTGAGAGTTCCCTAAACATTCATGGAGATGAAATATTGTATGTGGGTGATCATATATACACAGACGTAAGTCAATCCAAAGTCCATCTACGATGGCGAACAGCATTGATTTGTCGAGAGCTGGAAGACGAG TATAGTGCCTTGATTCATAGCCGAGTTCATAGAGAATCATTGATAGAGCTCATAAATCAGAAGGAAGTCGTAGGAGATCTTTTCAACCAACTCCGACTTGCTCTGCAAAGGCGAACTAAAGGGCGTCCTGCTCAA ACTCTTGCTGCTACAAACATGGAAGATCAAGATCTTACAGAATCTATGCAAAAGCTACTTATAGTTATGCAAAGACTAGATACTAAAATTGCTACAATGCTAGAAGCAGATGGAGAGCTCTTCAACAAGAG GTGGGGCTTTCTTTCAAGAGCAGGTTTGTGGGACAAAAGCCATATAATGAGACAAATTGAGAA GTATGCAGATATTTACACTTCTAGAGTATCAAATTTCTTGCACTACACACCATTTATGTATTTTCGCTCTCAAGAACAG TCTCTTGCCCATGATTCATATAACCATACCATGTTAAATGGATCTGCTACCATGGACAACCAACAATAA
- the LOC115723039 gene encoding protection of telomeres protein 1a, which translates to MRHRSDLKRIREAVTLYNSRRKSSQKFNLVGFVIEFSLPRKSQGTDYVTTIRVVDELLSELFINMFAEKEEHLPHLKSYKDLIVLNNVMMKHYVDGDEICAVYYKQTSSFALFDVKTTTNTPYQTSPGFHLQKHDIPCITSMRALSSRYEVSAGRNEYLMTIKDLGTKMFFDLVCQVLYVQKLEVGCMLFVWDGNDAPPLKVQTMHEDEELSPLPLEIEAKTLNMLILSKFPCVGTVLRVKAPVDMSAYFQEEMGQWVKIRNMKCEETESGLWLGTLLPTTKVRLLPNSDPIVMECKRAMDERGVGRQGRSPLGSNPLSGLTVVDPKEFPYATLMDLITHTEIETIVRCVVRVVAISPSNLDSFLSQNEECKIILTLEDPTARIHALLDSQHWGVFFEDFTSDDSDALKRMKMNKLLGCERDHRNPPWIECCIKSNGNRIYFICNTKLVP; encoded by the exons ATGAGACATAGGAGTGATTTGAAGAGAATAAGAGAGGCTGTTACACTCTACAACAGCAGAAGAAAATCTTCACAGAAGTTTAATTTGGTTGGTTTTGTCATTGAGTTTTCTCTTCCCAGAAAGAGTCAAGGCACTG ATTATGTAACTACAATCAGAGTTGTGGATGAGTTACTGTCTGAGCTATTTATTAACATGTTTGCTGAGAAGGAAGAGCATCTTCCTCATCTCAAATCTTATAAAGATTTAATTGTTCTAAACAATGTCATG ATGAAACACTATGTTGATGGTGATGAGATTTGTGCTGTTTATTACAAACAAACTTCATCATTTGCTTTATTTGATGTCAAAACTACTACAAATACTCCTTATCAAACTTCACCTGGTTTTCATCTCCAAAAACATGATATCCCTTGCATTACCTCTATGAGAGCTTTGAGTAGTCGCTATGAAGTTAGTGCTG GAAGGAATGAGTATCTTATGACAATCAAAGATCTGGGAACTAAGATGTTCTTTGATCTAGTATGTCAG GTTTTGTATGTTCAAAAATTGGAAGTTGGGTGTATGCTTTTTGTGTGGGATGGAAATGATGCACCTCCATTAAAGGTTCAAACAAT GCATGAAGATGAAGAACTAAGCCCCCTACCACTAGAAATTGAAGCGAAAACGCTCAACATGTTAATCCTTAGTAAATTTCCTTGTGTTGGAACTGTGTTGAGAGTGAAGGCTCCTGTTGATATGAGTGCCTACTTTCAAGAAGAAATGGGGCAATGGGTGAAGATTCGGAACATGAAATGTGAAGAAACAGAATCTGGTTTATGGCTTGGTACTTTGCTTCCCACCACTAAGGTTAGGCTCCTTCCTAACAGTGATCCAATTGTCATGGAATgtaaaag AGCAATGGATGAGCGCGGAGTTGGCAGACAAGGTCGATCGCCTTTAGGAAGTAATCCTCTCTCTGGTTTAACAG TGGTAGATCCCAAAGAATTCCCATATGCAACATTGATGGATCTCATCACTCACACAGAG atcGAAACCATAGTGAGATGTGTTGTTCGAGTAGTAGCGATCTCCCCTTCGAATCTGGATAGCTTTCTTAGCCAGAATGAAGAGTGTAAGATTATACTGACACTAGAAGACCCAACAGCAAGAATTCATGCCTTATTAGATTCCCAACATTGG GGTGTTTTCTTTGAAGATTTCACCTCTGATGACTCTGATGCTTTAaaaagaatgaagatgaacaaATTGTTAGGATGTGAAAGAGATCACAGGAATCCACCTTGGATAGAATGCTGCATAAAGTCCAATGGTAATAGAATCTATTTCATCTGCAACACTAAGCTTGTGCCATAG
- the LOC115722482 gene encoding uncharacterized protein LOC115722482 produces MATKKVIAICQSGGEFVTNKDGSLSYNGGEAYAVDIDSETQLNDFKSEIAEMFNCNADTMVIKYFLPGNKKTLITISKDKDLQRMVNFLGEAVTVDVFVMFEEAAARNVSNMPASRSSRTTVSEAVVPVAEGVDILIENGTDNHQNDLKPYEFPLACVPCGSSDENHRKAAQQWENTITGVDQRFNSFSEFREALHKYSIAHGFAYRYKKNDSHRVTVKCKSQGCPWRIYASRLSTTQLVCIKKMHTNHTCDGAAVKAGYRATRGWVGSIIKEKLKVSPNYKPKDIADDIKREYGIQLNYSQAWRAKEIAREQLQGSYKEAYTQLPYFCEKIKETNPGSIATFSTKEDSSFHRLFVSFHASIVGFQQGCRPLIFLDSTALNSKYQGVLLSATAADGDDGIFPVAFAVVDAETDENWLWFLTELKSTISRSEPLTFVADFQNGIKNSLAVVFDKCHHCYCLRHLAEKLNRDLKGQFSHEARRFMVNDFYAAAYSRRLEGFERSVENIKGISPDAHNWVIESEPAHWANAFFEGARYNHMTSNFGQQFYSWVSEAHELPITQMIDVLRGKMMESFYTRRVDSHQWATKLTPSKEEELQKETLAAQSLEVLALHGNSFEVRGESGSEVVDIENWDCSCKGWQLTGLPCSHAIAAMQCTGRSPYDFCSRYFTVDTYRLAYAESIMPVPDVDKPVVSDTNQAIVTVTPPPTKRPPGRPKMKQVESLDIIKRQLQCSKCKGLGHNKKTCKIS; encoded by the exons ATGGCTACGAAGAAAGTTATAGCAATATGTCAGTCAGGGGGAGAATTCGTCACCAATAAAGATGGATCTCTCTCCTATAATGGGGGTGAGGCTTATGCTGTGGACATTGACAGTGAAACACAACTTAATGATTTCAAGTCAGAAATAGCTGAAATGTTTAATTGTAATGCTGATACTATGGTGATTAAGTATTTCCTTCCTGGCAATAAGAAGACCCTCATCACAATCTCCAAAGACAAGGATTTGCAACGAATGGTCAATTTTCTTGGGGAGGCTGTCACTGTTGATGTCTTTGTCATGTTTGAGGAAGCTGCTGCCCGAAATGTATCCAACATGCCTGCTAGTAG GTCAAGCAGGACAACTGTATCGGAAGCAGTAGTTCCTGTTGCTGAGGGTGTTGATATTCTGATTGAGAATGGCACTGATAATCACCAAAATGATTTGAAGCCATATGAATTTCCCCTGGCTTGTGTTCCTTGTGGTTCAAGCGACGAAAATCATCGTAAGGCTGCTCAGCAGTGGGAAAACACAATCACTGGTGTGGACCAAAGGTTTAATAGTTTTAGTGAGTTTCGGGAAGCTTTGCATAAATACTCAATTGCACATGGATTTGCTTACAGATATAAGAAAAATGACAGTCATCGTGTCACTGTCAAATGCAAGTCTCAAGGTTGCCCATGGAGAATATATGCTTCAAGGTTGTCTACTACTCAATTGGTTTGTATCAAGAAAATGCACACGAATCACACATGTGATGGAGCTGCTGTGAAAGCCGGGTATCGCGCAACTAGAGGTTGGGTAGGAAGTATCATAAAGGAGAAGTTGAAAGTTTCTCCAAACTATAAGCCTAAGGATATTGCCGATGACATCAAACGGGAGTATGGGATTCAGTTGAATTATTCTCAGGCATGGCGGGCGAAAGAGATTGCGAGGGAGCAGCTTCAAGGCTCTTATAAAGAGGCATATACTCAGTTACCCTATTTCTGTGAGAAGATAAAGGAAACTAATCCAGGCAGCATTGCTACATTTAGCACCAAGGAAGACTCGAGTTTCCATCGTCTTTTTGTATCTTTCCATGCCTCAATTGTGGGTTTTCAACAAGGCTGCCGCCCTCTCATTTTTCTTGATAGCACAGCTTTAAACTCAAAATACCAAGGCGTGTTGTTGTCTGCAACAGCTGCAGATGGTGATGATGGCATCTTTCCAGTTGCCTTTGCTGTTGTGGATGCCGAGACTGATGAGAACTGGCTTTGGTTCTTGACAGAACTCAAATCTACAATCTCAAGATCTGAGCCACTTACATTTGTTGCTGATTTTCAGAATGGTATTAAGAATTCATTGGCTGTGGTATTTGATAAATGTCACCACTGCTATTGCTTACGCCATCTCGCTGAGAAACTTAACAGGGATTTGAAGGGTCAGTTTTCTCATGAAGCAAGAAGATTCATGGTTAACGACTTCTACGCTGCTGCCTATTCACGCAGACTGGAAGGTTTCGAGCGAAGTGTCGAAAACATAAAAGGCATCTCCCCAGACGCCCACAATTGGGTCATTGAAAGCGAGCCAGCACACTGGGCGAATGCCTTTTTTGAAGGAGCAAGGTACAATCACATGACATCGAACTTTGGGCAGCAGTTCTACAGTTGGGTATCAGAGGCACATGAGTTACCAATAACACAGATGATTGATGTATTAAGAGGCAAGATGATGGAATCATTCTACACACGTCGAGTTGATTCCCACCAATGGGCGACGAAGCTAACACCATCCAAGGAAGAAGAGCTTCAGAAAGAGACTTTAGCTGCTCAGTCTCTAGAAGTGTTGGCCTTACATGGTAACTCGTTCGAGGTTCGGGGAGAATCTGGTAGTGAGGTTGTTGATATTGAGAATTGGGATTGTAGCTGCAAGGGTTGGCAACTTACAGGCTTGCCTTGCAGCCATGCTATTGCTGCAATGCAATGCACTGGGAGAAGCCCTTACGATTTTTGCTCTAGATACTTTACTGTGGACACTTACAGGCTAGCTTACGCCGAGTCAATTATGCCCGTTCCAGACGTGGACAAGCCGGTTGTGAGTGATACAAATCAGGCAATAGTTACTGTGACACCACCCCCGACGAAAAGACCACCAGGGAGGCCAAAGATGAAGCAGGTTGAATCATTAGACATTATTAAACGCCAGTTACAATGTAGCAAGTGCAAAGGCCTTGGCCATAACAAGAAGACATGCAAAATTTCTTAG
- the LOC115723409 gene encoding mediator of RNA polymerase II transcription subunit 8 isoform X2, with product MAAMEGVIPNQNQHHQFQLQPQQFQQQQQQQQPQPVVVERLNDAVQQQLNLESVKTRASSLFKSITRILEDFDLYARTNTSPKWQDIMGQYSMVNLELFNIVDEIKKVSKAFVVHPKNVNAENATILPVMLSSKLLPEMETEDNAKRDQLLHGMQNLSVTQQIEKLKARIDMIGAACESAEKVLADTRKAYCFGTRQGPSIVPTLDKAQAAKIQEQENLLRAAVNYGEGLRLPGDQRQVTPTLPVHLVDVLSSGMYHKNTPPSANNLAAQSPLLQASGSQLLGRSAPSPGAISATNFDNTTTSPLPYANSPRSNTNMMNTPSPQQQSQQQLQQQQQQQQRQKIMQLPQQQQQQLLAQQQFRQQSTMHGLGQNQLPQLHDLQGQTSQKFQSLHGQQQMQFSQSMGQQQFQGRQLSSGHLQHGIGQSQLNQGSQINRQLNQFSSAANSAMFNAAQTTANPQMIPNMSGTMSSSSILPRMQQFGLTANNPQRNHTSQILSDQMFNMGAGNPGSLLQQQQQHNTQGAFGNMTQNAQNLQSSMATLQSNPQSHPNFGQQRQQNQQ from the exons ATGGCAGCCATGGAAGGAGTCATACCCAACCAAAATCAACATCACCAATTTCAACTTCAACCCCAACAatttcaacaacaacaacaacaacagcaaccTCAACCTGTTGTTGTAGAGAGGCTTAACGACGCCGTTCAGCAACAGCTCAACCTCGAGTCTGTCAAGACTCGAGCTTCCAGTCTCTTCAAATCCATTACTCGCATTCTCGAAGACTTTGACCTATATGCTCGCACCAACACCTCTCCAAAatg GCAAGATATTATGGGGCAGTATTCGATGGTGAATCTTGAGTTATTCAACATTGTTGATGAAATTAAGAAGGTTTCCAAGGCTTTTGTGGTACATCCCAAGAATGTCAATGCCGAAAATGCTACAA TACTGCCGGTTATGCTTTCCTCCAAACTGTTGCCGGAGATGGAAACCGAGGATAATGCCAAGAGAGATCAATTGCTTCATGGGATGCAGAATTTATCTGTAACCCAACAAATTGAGAAGTTAAAG GCAAGAATTGATATGATTGGAGCAGCTTGTGAAAGTGCTGAGAAAGTATTAGCTGACACTCGTAAGGCCTATTGTTTTGGAACTCGGCAAGGGCCGTCTATCGTTCCGACTCTTGATAAAGCCCAAGCAGCAAAAATTCAAGAGCAAGAAAATTTACTTCGAGCTGCTGTAAATTATGGTGAAG gTCTACGGTTGCCTGGTGACCAAAGGCAGGTGACACCTACACTTCCAGTGCATCTTGTGGATGTTCTCAGTTCAG GTATGTACCATAAGAATACCCCTCCCTCAGCAAATAACTTGGCTGCTCAAAGCCCTTTGTTACAG GCATCTGGGTCACAACTTCTTGGAAGATCAGCTCCATCTCCCGGGGCTATTAGTGCTACAAATTTCGATAACACAACAACATCTCCTCTTCCATATGCTAATTCCCCAAGGTCTAATACAAACATGATGAATACCCCATCTCCTCAACAACAAAGTCAACAGCAGCTacaacagcagcaacaacaacaacagagaCAGAAAATAATGCAATTACcgcagcagcagcaacaacaacttctTGCTCAACAACAATTTAGGCAACAATCTACAATGCATGGATTGGGACAG AACCAACTACCCCAACTGCATGATCTACAAGGCCAGACTTCGCAAAAGTTTCAATCG TTACATGGGCAACAACAAATGCAATTTTCTCAGTCAATGGGGCAGCAGCAATTCCAGGGTAGGCAGCTGTCTTCTGGACATCTTCAACACGGCATTGGTCAAAGCCAACTCAATCAAGGAAGTCAAATAAATCGTCAATTAAACCAGTTTTCTAGTGCTGCAAATAGTGCTATGTTTAATGCAGCTCAGACAACAGCAAATCCTCAAATG ATTCCAAACATGTCAGGTACAATGTCATCATCGTCCATTTTGCCACGGATGCAG CAATTCGGACTAACTGCTAACAATCCACAAAGAAACCACACTTCCCAGATTTTGAGTGATCAAA TGTTTAACATGGGAGCGGGAAATCCAGGATCTTTGTtgcagcagcagcaacaacataaTACACAAGGAGCATTTGGAAATATGACCCAAAATGCTCAGAATCTTCAATCTAGCATGGCAACATTGCAGAGCAATCCACAGAGTCATCCCAATTTCGGGCAACAAAGACAGCAAAACCAGCAGTAA